A genomic stretch from Actinomycetota bacterium includes:
- a CDS encoding carbohydrate ABC transporter permease → MSRTETGTGVAERPQTPRPAAERPSRPRPPLSREIVETRILGVLKWIAIAFFLIATLFPFYYMVMLAVRTIEDLALDPGALWPPRGISFSAFGEVLRSVDDGGQGFLLFLRNSGMIALASVVLTLLVSILGSYAIARLQFFGRRQVNFLFLSVYLFPAILLAIPLFVFFTRIGLRGSLFGLVLVYASQIVPVTIHMLRNYFETVPESLEEAAALDGASRLTIIRKVSLPLAMPAIMATSLFVFMIAWNEFLFALLFLVENRQNWTVSLGLSQLAGSIEVAKTTLMAGSVILTVPIVILFFATERLLVEGLTAGAEKG, encoded by the coding sequence GACCGGCACCGGGGTCGCCGAGCGTCCCCAGACCCCCAGGCCGGCCGCCGAACGGCCGTCGCGTCCCCGCCCGCCGCTCAGCCGCGAGATCGTCGAGACCCGCATCCTCGGGGTGCTGAAGTGGATCGCGATCGCCTTCTTCCTGATCGCGACCCTGTTCCCCTTCTACTACATGGTCATGCTGGCCGTCCGCACCATCGAGGACCTCGCCCTCGACCCGGGGGCGCTGTGGCCGCCCCGCGGCATCTCCTTCTCCGCCTTCGGCGAGGTGCTGCGCAGCGTCGACGACGGCGGCCAGGGCTTCCTGCTCTTCCTGCGCAACAGCGGCATGATCGCACTGGCCAGCGTGGTCCTCACCCTGCTGGTGTCGATCCTCGGCTCGTACGCGATCGCCCGGCTGCAGTTCTTCGGCCGCCGCCAGGTCAACTTCCTGTTCCTGTCCGTCTACCTGTTCCCGGCCATCCTGCTGGCCATCCCGCTGTTCGTGTTCTTCACCCGCATCGGCCTGCGCGGGTCGCTGTTCGGCCTGGTCCTGGTCTACGCCTCCCAGATCGTGCCGGTCACCATCCACATGCTGCGCAACTACTTCGAGACGGTGCCCGAGAGCCTGGAGGAGGCGGCCGCCCTCGACGGGGCGAGCCGCCTGACCATCATCCGCAAGGTCTCCCTTCCCCTGGCCATGCCGGCGATCATGGCGACCAGCCTGTTCGTGTTCATGATCGCCTGGAACGAGTTCCTGTTCGCGCTGCTGTTCCTGGTCGAGAACCGCCAGAACTGGACGGTGTCGCTGGGCCTGTCCCAGCTCGCCGGCTCGATCGAGGTGGCCAAGACCACGCTCATGGCCGGGTCGGTGATCCTCACCGTCCCGATCGTCATCCTGTTCTTCGCCACCGAGCGGCTCCTGGTCGAGGGCCTGACCGCCGGCGCCGAGAAGGGCTAG